One Ictalurus furcatus strain D&B chromosome 24, Billie_1.0, whole genome shotgun sequence DNA segment encodes these proteins:
- the edn1 gene encoding endothelin-1: protein MELRIIFPMLSMLSSGIFHTAVPASVGEAAAASLSTRHSRPKRCSCATFLDKECVYFCHLDIIWVNTPERTVSYGLGNAPRKKRSAREMSRAAELSRCECADSTDGTCVSFCHTRNSQRRKAARDKVIPTAGGHDGAEKTRKCDLASKTSGIKRDHKRAEASVARATRQLQLLLKKWRTRLSLNPPDWAAENVTS from the exons ATGGAATTACGGATTATTTTCCCCATGTTGTCCATGCTTTCTTCAGGAATCTTCCACACAG ctgTACCTGCGTCTGTGGGCGAAGCAGCAGCGGCTTCACTCAGCACGCGCCACTCCAGACCCAAGCGATGCTCGTGCGCAACTTTTCTGGATAAAGAATGCGTGTATTTCTGCCACCTGGACATAATTTGGGTCAACACTCCAGA GCGCACTGTATCTTATGGACTGGGCAACGCGCCCCGCAAGAAGCGCTCAGCGCGAGAAATGTCTCGCGCCGCCGAACTCTCGCGTTGCGAGTGCGCAGACAGTACCGACGGCACGTGCGTGTCGTTCTGTCACACACGCAACTCGCAAAG gcgtAAGGCAGCGCGTGACAAGGTGATCCCTACCGCCGGCGGCCATGACGGTGCCGAAAAGACGCGGAAATGCGACCTGGCATCCAAGACGTCTGGGATTAAAAG AGATCATAAAAGAGCTGAGGCCTCAGTTGCAAGGGCCACCAGGCAGCTTCAGCTACTCCTGAAGAAATGGAGAACGAGGTTGTCTCTGAACCCACCAGACTGGGCTGCTGAAAATGTCACCTCCTAG